In the Aulosira sp. FACHB-615 genome, one interval contains:
- a CDS encoding CAP domain-containing protein, translated as MLRQPAFGIALSTLVLASGFITTPIPSHSSTNSTTHPIASSQLASSTTTFNTTALEKSVFEQINRYRASKKLPKLTLNANISRQARIHSQNMAKGKVPFSHNGFEKRVMATTIRFNSAGENVAVNQGYSNPASQAVIGWLESPGHLKNIKGNYNLTGVGVATNQQGEVYLTQIFLLTR; from the coding sequence ATGTTACGACAACCTGCTTTTGGCATCGCTTTAAGTACGCTTGTCCTTGCTAGTGGATTTATCACTACTCCGATACCAAGCCACTCATCTACCAACAGCACAACTCATCCCATTGCTTCTAGTCAACTAGCCTCATCCACTACTACCTTTAACACCACTGCATTAGAAAAATCAGTTTTTGAACAAATCAACCGCTATCGAGCTTCTAAAAAACTGCCAAAGTTAACTTTGAATGCCAATATCTCTCGACAAGCCAGGATTCACAGTCAAAATATGGCTAAAGGGAAAGTTCCCTTCAGTCATAACGGATTTGAAAAGCGTGTTATGGCGACTACAATTCGCTTTAATAGTGCAGGCGAAAATGTGGCAGTCAACCAAGGATATAGTAATCCTGCCTCTCAAGCTGTAATTGGGTGGCTAGAAAGTCCGGGACATTTGAAGAATATCAAGGGAAATTACAACTTAACTGGTGTTGGTGTGGCGACTAAT
- a CDS encoding nucleotidyltransferase family protein, with translation MNTNARLQAILTDTAIATVLPAIAQVNLPNWWLAGGAVRNSVWRSIFGEDCALVINDFDIAFFDADGDRSQELAAKTILTEKFPNYKFDVKNQASFALWRAGRRTYTSTEDGIQDWLHTATAVGVRLNSQGEWEFLTPYGLDDLFSGIIRPTPAHIHNPDAENKAATFLAKCSHLRLA, from the coding sequence ATGAATACGAATGCTCGTTTACAAGCAATTTTAACTGACACAGCGATCGCAACGGTATTACCAGCGATCGCCCAAGTCAACTTACCTAACTGGTGGTTAGCTGGAGGTGCAGTCCGTAACAGCGTTTGGCGGTCAATATTTGGCGAAGACTGCGCCTTAGTCATCAATGACTTTGATATTGCCTTTTTTGATGCAGATGGCGATCGCTCTCAGGAATTAGCGGCTAAAACCATTCTCACAGAAAAATTCCCTAACTATAAGTTCGATGTCAAAAATCAGGCTAGTTTTGCCCTGTGGCGGGCTGGTAGGCGTACTTACACTAGTACTGAAGATGGTATACAAGATTGGTTACATACTGCCACTGCTGTTGGTGTCAGGTTAAATAGCCAAGGTGAATGGGAGTTTTTGACACCTTACGGACTAGATGACCTGTTTTCTGGAATTATTCGACCAACACCAGCCCATATTCACAACCCAGATGCTGAAAACAAAGCAGCAACATTTCTCGCTAAGTGTTCTCATTTGAGATTGGCATAA
- a CDS encoding TrbI/VirB10 family protein: protein MTSYSISSELNPQGLTNRSHSDSQKHAESSDWESKIARLVGFEDESKTVNVEATEEPDIPEALIEEPQEVKTTQPLSSNPFAKLTLVGSATLVVVLLAGGFLSQIMSGGQKSATRPVSVPTPAAANTAPRQQDLQQQIEDLKTKLALSEQADEVAASQQSLRNPARLVASVDSRPSRTARNVRPAVQAPAQVVYVPRQVNPPLARPAVVPPFIPETRSVPDIPPPPQAVVTTPPAPPDPLQEWAKLAKLGSYGQVSTTGTSGVNISQVPPVDNNDRVTPPEVTPPQTQPQPQTSPGIGTTQTQGPKTVAVGTSTKAVVATAIFGETTRTRGNARDDDDDDKNVFVIQLKQPLKSIDGQVAIPAKTELLAEIKSLSDQGLLQLNVTKIVSQKDGVLTETTLPKNAIIIRGVRGRPLIANKFPNASGAIASMDLGLFVLGGIGKAAELFNRTEAQVVTTTATGTIVSNTNPRRNIAAGVLEGGFNSVIPQISQRNQQAIAQLTQQTNVWFISAGKEVEVYVNQQLQF, encoded by the coding sequence ATGACTTCATATTCCATTTCTTCAGAACTTAACCCCCAAGGGCTAACAAATCGCTCTCATTCCGATTCGCAAAAACACGCAGAATCTTCTGATTGGGAATCAAAAATTGCCAGATTGGTAGGTTTTGAAGATGAATCAAAAACGGTGAATGTCGAAGCCACCGAAGAACCAGACATTCCCGAAGCTTTAATCGAAGAACCACAAGAAGTTAAAACCACCCAACCCCTATCATCAAATCCTTTTGCTAAATTAACTTTAGTCGGCTCTGCCACCTTAGTAGTAGTTTTGTTAGCTGGTGGCTTTTTATCGCAAATTATGAGCGGTGGTCAAAAATCGGCAACTCGTCCTGTTTCCGTTCCCACCCCAGCCGCAGCCAATACAGCACCCCGCCAGCAAGACTTACAACAACAAATCGAAGATTTAAAAACCAAATTAGCCCTATCCGAACAAGCTGATGAAGTCGCTGCATCCCAACAAAGCTTGCGAAATCCAGCCAGATTGGTTGCATCAGTAGATAGTAGACCGAGCCGTACAGCCAGAAATGTCCGCCCAGCAGTCCAAGCGCCAGCCCAGGTAGTGTATGTTCCACGTCAAGTTAATCCACCTCTAGCCAGACCTGCTGTTGTTCCACCTTTTATCCCCGAAACTCGCTCAGTTCCAGACATTCCACCACCACCACAAGCAGTTGTGACAACTCCACCTGCGCCACCAGATCCGCTACAAGAATGGGCAAAGTTAGCTAAATTAGGCAGTTACGGTCAAGTTTCCACCACTGGAACATCGGGAGTAAATATTAGTCAAGTTCCCCCAGTTGACAATAACGATAGAGTTACGCCACCAGAAGTCACACCACCCCAAACCCAACCACAACCTCAAACAAGTCCTGGAATTGGTACAACCCAAACTCAAGGGCCGAAGACAGTAGCAGTTGGTACTAGTACTAAAGCCGTAGTTGCTACAGCGATTTTTGGTGAAACTACCAGAACCAGAGGTAACGCCAGAGATGATGATGATGATGATAAAAATGTCTTTGTCATTCAATTAAAACAACCTTTAAAATCCATCGACGGTCAAGTTGCGATTCCCGCAAAAACTGAGTTATTAGCTGAAATTAAATCTCTGTCTGATCAAGGTTTGTTGCAGTTGAATGTGACCAAAATTGTCTCGCAAAAAGACGGTGTTTTAACAGAAACAACCTTGCCCAAAAATGCGATTATTATTCGTGGTGTGAGAGGTAGACCGTTAATCGCAAATAAATTTCCTAATGCCAGTGGTGCGATCGCAAGTATGGATTTAGGGTTATTTGTCTTGGGCGGTATTGGTAAAGCCGCAGAGTTATTTAACCGTACAGAGGCTCAAGTAGTCACAACAACTGCTACAGGTACGATTGTAAGTAACACTAATCCCAGACGTAACATTGCAGCTGGGGTATTAGAAGGTGGCTTTAACTCTGTCATTCCCCAAATTTCCCAACGAAACCAGCAAGCAATTGCCCAATTAACTCAACAAACCAATGTGTGGTTTATCTCTGCGGGTAAAGAAGTGGAAGTCTACGTCAATCAACAGTTACAGTTTTAA
- a CDS encoding energy transducer TonB has protein sequence MSFSSIAIEQRSKEAQALKFVLGYSLVGSLALHVALLGSGIGNFLARLPANDSEPVELAIVEAPATPESEIEKAPIEEKKEPPDQVVSQSETQIPERSPVIPQQQSVAIAPVQKFVEKPQVQPVQQQPRQTIQSDKTSTSVRTNQTSPGTGGGSGTTSESTSTNNGGSSGSSGSTGILTGSGSGVGVGSGSGTGTGIGNGNGTGTGTGTGTGSGSGTGTGTGNGNGTGTSNPNPVAVAPSQPKIEAPAPPSTNRSSGNGRAACRQCDNKYPEQARRRGIEGKVEVAVDTDAKGNVTNVRLTRSSGNRELDEAHLRQARDWKLKPSESGRQGVSIATDYAIRGSRRYREAQERKRQRQARETEQRNQATATANQSTTSETTRRRRRLTSGTIVDVPPERRTIREAAATSESTPLRRRLRPRTETPAPASRPSQATTSSGENNAPRVRRRRRPDSATTSDSASKLRNALRRSRPSSESAPAAAPGESKQ, from the coding sequence ATGAGCTTTTCCAGCATTGCTATTGAGCAACGTTCTAAAGAAGCTCAGGCTCTGAAGTTTGTTCTGGGTTACAGTTTGGTGGGTTCTCTGGCGTTGCATGTTGCATTGCTGGGTTCTGGGATAGGTAACTTTTTGGCAAGATTACCTGCTAATGATAGTGAACCAGTAGAATTAGCGATCGTAGAAGCTCCAGCTACTCCAGAATCAGAAATAGAAAAAGCTCCGATAGAAGAAAAAAAGGAGCCGCCTGATCAAGTTGTATCTCAGTCTGAAACTCAGATTCCTGAAAGGTCGCCTGTTATTCCTCAACAACAGTCAGTAGCAATTGCTCCAGTCCAAAAATTTGTTGAAAAGCCTCAAGTTCAGCCTGTTCAACAACAACCCAGACAAACCATCCAATCAGATAAAACTTCAACTTCTGTCAGAACCAATCAGACATCTCCAGGCACTGGCGGCGGTTCTGGTACTACATCTGAATCAACCAGCACTAATAACGGTGGTAGTTCAGGATCAAGTGGTAGTACGGGAATTTTAACTGGGAGTGGTAGTGGTGTTGGTGTTGGTAGTGGCAGTGGTACAGGCACTGGCATTGGTAACGGTAACGGTACAGGCACTGGCACTGGCACCGGGACTGGGAGTGGCAGTGGTACAGGCACGGGAACTGGTAACGGTAACGGTACTGGTACAAGCAATCCTAATCCAGTAGCTGTTGCTCCCAGTCAGCCAAAAATTGAAGCACCAGCGCCACCATCGACCAATCGTAGTAGCGGTAATGGCCGTGCCGCCTGCCGTCAGTGCGATAACAAGTATCCCGAACAAGCCAGACGCAGAGGTATTGAAGGCAAGGTAGAGGTTGCAGTTGATACTGATGCTAAAGGTAATGTTACTAATGTGAGATTAACTCGTTCGAGTGGTAATCGAGAGTTAGATGAAGCCCACCTGAGACAAGCTCGTGATTGGAAGTTAAAGCCAAGTGAAAGTGGTAGACAAGGCGTATCAATTGCTACAGATTATGCAATTCGTGGCTCCCGGAGATATCGAGAAGCCCAAGAACGTAAGCGACAAAGACAAGCAAGAGAAACCGAACAAAGAAATCAAGCGACAGCTACTGCTAATCAAAGTACAACCAGCGAAACTACTAGACGTAGGCGGCGTTTAACTTCTGGAACTATTGTTGATGTTCCCCCAGAAAGAAGAACAATCAGAGAAGCAGCCGCTACATCCGAAAGTACTCCGTTGCGTCGTCGGTTGCGCCCACGTACTGAAACTCCTGCGCCAGCATCACGTCCGAGTCAAGCAACAACATCTAGTGGTGAAAATAACGCGCCAAGGGTGCGCCGCCGTCGTCGTCCAGATTCTGCTACTACATCTGATAGTGCTAGTAAGTTGCGGAATGCGCTGCGTCGTTCTCGACCATCATCAGAGTCTGCGCCTGCTGCTGCGCCTGGGGAGTCTAAGCAATAG
- a CDS encoding TauD/TfdA family dioxygenase, with protein sequence MPTLTLTEVKITPIDAPLGAVVTGLDASQPVAPEVILQLKQTLRDRHILIFKNQKLTDDQLVNFAYYFGDLYVPPDDVPVLASQPGVTPVVINVSNVDGGYTGTGELAFHSDHHWTPRPSAGSLLYALEVPSQGGDTYWLNLNLAYETLDEATKRRIADLQLITYNPFLRERNAPKTKYRLDRNIPLISPVFPHPLVRTHPESSKKILYLDYATEVEIVGLEPEEGAELIEQLRDHLNQPQFYYQHKWSVGDIVYWDNQATLHYRQAFDANERRVMKRVSLAGSRPF encoded by the coding sequence ATGCCAACATTGACGTTAACAGAAGTAAAAATTACACCAATTGATGCACCTTTGGGTGCGGTAGTGACTGGGTTGGATGCGAGTCAACCTGTTGCACCGGAAGTAATTTTACAACTGAAACAAACTTTGCGCGATCGCCACATTTTAATCTTCAAAAATCAAAAGTTGACTGATGACCAACTGGTGAATTTTGCCTATTATTTTGGCGATTTATATGTTCCGCCCGATGATGTTCCTGTGTTGGCTTCTCAACCAGGTGTCACACCAGTAGTAATTAACGTTTCTAATGTTGATGGTGGTTATACAGGTACGGGAGAATTAGCCTTCCATTCTGACCACCATTGGACTCCGCGTCCTTCTGCTGGTTCGTTGCTTTATGCTTTGGAAGTGCCAAGCCAAGGTGGTGATACTTATTGGTTGAACCTGAATTTGGCTTATGAAACTTTGGATGAAGCAACTAAACGCCGAATTGCAGATTTACAGTTAATTACCTACAATCCATTTTTACGGGAACGTAACGCACCCAAAACCAAATATCGTCTTGACCGCAATATTCCGTTAATTAGTCCTGTTTTCCCCCATCCTTTGGTCAGAACACACCCTGAAAGCAGTAAGAAAATTCTTTATTTGGACTACGCCACAGAAGTTGAAATTGTTGGTTTAGAACCAGAAGAGGGTGCAGAACTCATCGAACAGTTACGAGATCATTTAAATCAACCGCAGTTTTACTACCAACACAAATGGTCTGTCGGCGATATTGTTTATTGGGACAATCAAGCTACCTTACACTACCGTCAAGCTTTTGATGCAAATGAACGCCGCGTGATGAAGCGAGTTAGCCTTGCAGGTAGCCGTCCTTTCTAA
- a CDS encoding aliphatic sulfonate ABC transporter substrate-binding protein: MSVSPEKFNFLKHLKINRRSLLFVAGYSLALSTTLFSCNAPSNNNQPQASAPNNAAPTNTNTEKKVVRIVRSKQLSALAVLERQGNLEKRLEPLGFKVEWPEFAAGPQQLEALNAGGLDIASTAESPPVFSQAAGTPLVYLGTTQPSGKAVSLLVPSNSPVKSIADLKGKKVAFQKASIGHYLLVKALESNGLKLSDVQSVFLPPPDANVAFSQGKVDGWFIWEPFVTRAVQKKVGRVLLDGGSLRDTGNFYSTTREFYQKHPDVIKVFFEELEKAELWTKENRAEVAKLLAPVTQLDAPTLEIMHEKYDYGLKPITEQVIAKQQEVADKWFALGQIPKKVNVRDGFLTPEEYAKITPADVLAKK; this comes from the coding sequence ATGTCAGTCTCACCCGAAAAATTTAATTTTCTGAAACATCTCAAAATTAACCGTCGTTCTCTACTATTTGTAGCCGGTTATTCTTTAGCATTATCAACGACTCTGTTTAGTTGTAATGCACCATCTAATAATAATCAACCGCAAGCATCTGCACCCAATAATGCCGCACCAACTAACACTAATACTGAAAAAAAAGTGGTGCGAATTGTGCGGTCAAAACAACTTTCAGCACTAGCTGTTTTAGAAAGACAAGGTAATTTAGAAAAAAGATTAGAACCACTAGGTTTTAAAGTAGAATGGCCAGAATTTGCTGCGGGGCCACAACAGTTAGAAGCTTTAAATGCGGGTGGACTTGATATTGCATCAACCGCAGAATCACCACCAGTATTTTCCCAAGCCGCAGGCACACCTCTGGTCTATCTAGGTACTACGCAACCTAGTGGTAAAGCTGTCTCGCTGTTGGTTCCAAGTAATTCTCCTGTGAAATCTATTGCTGACTTGAAAGGTAAAAAAGTGGCTTTTCAAAAAGCCTCAATTGGTCACTATCTTTTAGTTAAAGCCTTAGAATCAAATGGATTAAAATTAAGTGATGTACAGTCTGTTTTCTTACCTCCACCTGATGCTAACGTAGCATTTAGCCAAGGTAAAGTAGATGGTTGGTTTATTTGGGAACCATTTGTAACTAGAGCCGTACAAAAGAAAGTTGGTCGCGTACTTTTAGATGGGGGAAGTTTACGCGATACAGGTAATTTTTACTCAACTACAAGAGAGTTTTATCAAAAACATCCTGATGTCATTAAAGTGTTTTTTGAGGAGCTAGAAAAAGCAGAACTCTGGACTAAGGAGAATCGTGCAGAAGTCGCAAAATTACTAGCTCCAGTGACTCAGCTTGATGCGCCTACCCTAGAAATTATGCACGAAAAGTATGACTATGGCTTGAAACCAATTACCGAACAAGTGATTGCTAAACAGCAAGAAGTTGCAGATAAATGGTTTGCATTAGGTCAAATACCGAAAAAAGTAAATGTGAGAGACGGATTTTTAACTCCTGAAGAATATGCCAAAATCACTCCGGCGGATGTGTTGGCGAAAAAGTGA